In Cervus elaphus chromosome 5, mCerEla1.1, whole genome shotgun sequence, the following proteins share a genomic window:
- the LOC122694020 gene encoding small kinetochore-associated protein-like encodes MSEEEVQNLGGSRGSHASEANKRTRGDRVSTYGVIAEHLLNQSDEACGQQQQAPGPQPCRLVTMTSVVKTVYTLQPSCVLSSGLPADAQTRATFKSQLPVKSKEVDVSRPHSGASENDVTKIIKPRRENGQVKATDTSRRNLRKSYKPLSKQKSEEELKDKNQLLEAVNKQLHQKLIETQGELKDLTQKVELLEKFQDNCLAILESKGLTPGSETLASQQDSTEDHMDSMLLLQTLQDELKLFNETAKKQMEELQALKVKLKMKEERAQFLEQQTLCSSQVNDFTTALEEMEQLLEI; translated from the exons ATGAGTGAGGAGGAGGTGCAGAACCTGGGCGGGAGCAGAGGAAGTCATGCCTCAGAAGCAAACAAAAGGACTCGGGGAGATCGGGTGTCCACCT ATGGAGTTATTGCCGAGCATCTTTTGAACCAGAGCGACGAGGCGTgcgggcagcagcagcaggcacctGGGCCCCAGCCTTGCCGCCTCGTTACGATGACCAGCGTGGTTAAGACAGTGTACACCCTGCAACCCTCCTGTGTGCTGAGCAGCGGCCTGCCCGCAGATGCACAAACTCGAGCCACTTTTAAGAGCCAGTTACCTGTTAAGTCCAAAGAAGTTGATGTTTCCAGACCTCATTCGGGAGCTTCAGAGAATGATGTTACAAAAATCATCAAACCGAGACGAGAAAATGGGCAGGTGAAGGCTACAGATACCTCCAGAAGGAACCTGAGGAAGAGCTACAAACCATTGAGTAAACAGAAATCAGAAGAAGAGCTCAAGGATAAGAACCAGCTCTTAGAGGCTGTCAACAAGCAGTTGCACCAGAAATTGATTGAAACTCAGGGAGAGCTGAAGGACCTGACTCAAAAAGTAGAGTTGCTGGAGAAGTTTCAGGACAACTGTTTGGCAATTTTAGAAAGCAAAGGCCTCACCCCAGGCAGTGAGACCCTGGCATCACAGCAGGACTCGACCGAAGATCACATGGACTCCATGCTGCTGTTACAAACTTTGCAAGATGAACTGAAGCTTTTTAACGAAACAGCCAAAAAGCAGATGGAAGAGTTACAGGCCTTAAAGGTAAAgttgaagatgaaagaagagagagccCAGTTCCTTGAACAACAGACCTTATGTAGCAGTCAAGTAAATGATTTCACAACAGCCCTTGAGGAAATGGAACAGCTATTAGAAATATGA